The Blastococcus sp. HT6-4 genome window below encodes:
- a CDS encoding patatin-like phospholipase family protein: MSDQRTALVLGGGGITGIAWEIGVLAGLAEAGVDLAGADLVVGTSAGSVVGAQLTSGASLEEMYARQLEPPERENVARIGRGTMLRFGWAMVASRGRDVEFRRRIGALALAAEKAGLTPSEQERLEVIGSRLVSREWPGRPLTITAVDAATGEFRPLDRDSGVPLHLAVAASCAVPGVYPPVTIDGRRYVDGGMRSAANADLAQDYERVVVLAPITRGIGPMASVDAQVTGMVARVGVVAPDEGSRAAIGRNVLDPAAREPSARAGRAQGAAVAARIADVWNG; encoded by the coding sequence ATGAGCGACCAGCGCACCGCACTCGTCCTCGGTGGCGGCGGCATCACCGGCATCGCGTGGGAGATCGGCGTGCTCGCCGGCCTGGCGGAGGCCGGAGTGGATCTCGCCGGCGCCGACCTCGTCGTCGGCACCTCGGCCGGGTCGGTCGTCGGCGCACAGCTGACCAGCGGCGCCTCGCTGGAGGAGATGTACGCCCGCCAGCTCGAGCCCCCGGAGCGGGAGAACGTCGCCCGGATCGGGCGCGGCACCATGCTGCGGTTCGGGTGGGCGATGGTCGCCAGCCGCGGCCGGGACGTGGAGTTCCGCCGCCGGATCGGCGCGCTGGCGCTCGCTGCGGAGAAGGCGGGGCTGACCCCGAGCGAGCAGGAGCGGCTCGAGGTCATCGGCTCCCGGCTGGTCAGCCGGGAGTGGCCCGGGCGTCCGCTCACCATCACGGCCGTGGACGCCGCCACCGGCGAGTTCCGGCCGCTGGACCGCGACTCCGGTGTGCCGCTGCACCTGGCGGTCGCCGCCAGCTGCGCCGTCCCCGGGGTCTACCCGCCGGTGACCATCGACGGCCGCCGCTACGTCGACGGCGGGATGCGCTCGGCGGCCAACGCCGACCTCGCCCAGGACTACGAGCGGGTGGTCGTCCTCGCCCCGATCACCCGCGGGATCGGCCCCATGGCCAGCGTCGACGCGCAGGTCACCGGGATGGTCGCGCGGGTCGGCGTCGTCGCGCCGGACGAGGGCAGCCGCGCGGCGATCGGCCGCAACGTCCTCGACCCGGCTGCCCGGGAGCCCTCGGCGCGCGCCGGTCGCGCCCAGGGTGCGGCGGTGGCCGCCCGGATCGCCGACGTCTGGAACGGCTGA
- a CDS encoding long-chain-fatty-acid--CoA ligase, whose product MSVEIPSLQGRGMTMSDQLARWSRATPDATALRHDGAGRSYAELDQRVTRLARALRRRGVGTGDRIAVLALNGMEAWESYLAGVRLGAVVVPVNFRLVADEVAYVLTDSGAVALVVDAPLAEVAAKAREQAPSVTTTLVIGGDYEEALAAAGDEPLDVAVDEDEPAFIMYTSGTTGRPKGAVLTHRNLLMHAFSQITTLGWDPDDRVGVPGAPLFHIAGLAGGLPPLLLGGVHVILRSGAFDPAATLDLMEREKVSSIFLVPAMWAAVLAVPDLAARDLSHLRRVSWGAAPASTTLLRALIDAFPQAEVVTAFGQTECSPVTCLLRGEDSVRKIGSVGTPILNVEVRVVDDAMADVPRGEVGEIVYRSPMVMKEYWNKPEETAEAFAGGWFHSGDLVRQDEDGYFYVVDRKKDMIISGGENIYCAEVENVLAAHPKVGEVAIIGVPDTRYGEAPLAVIAPRDPADPPTPEELATYCREKLARYKNPREYSVVGALPRNPSGKVLKTALRQEHSAGSLVAEPVV is encoded by the coding sequence GTGAGCGTGGAGATCCCCTCCCTGCAGGGCCGGGGCATGACCATGAGCGACCAGCTGGCGCGCTGGAGCCGCGCGACGCCCGACGCGACGGCGCTGCGCCACGACGGGGCCGGGCGCAGCTATGCCGAGCTGGACCAGCGGGTCACCCGCCTCGCGCGCGCCCTGCGCCGGCGCGGCGTCGGCACCGGCGACCGGATCGCCGTCCTGGCGCTCAACGGCATGGAGGCGTGGGAGTCCTACCTCGCCGGGGTGCGGCTGGGCGCGGTCGTCGTCCCGGTCAACTTCCGGCTGGTGGCCGACGAGGTCGCGTACGTGCTCACCGACTCCGGTGCGGTCGCGCTCGTCGTCGACGCCCCGCTGGCGGAGGTCGCCGCCAAGGCACGGGAGCAGGCGCCGTCGGTCACGACCACGCTGGTGATCGGCGGGGACTACGAGGAGGCGCTCGCGGCGGCCGGGGACGAGCCGCTCGACGTCGCGGTGGACGAGGACGAGCCCGCCTTCATCATGTACACGTCCGGGACCACCGGCCGCCCGAAGGGCGCGGTGCTCACCCACCGGAACCTGCTGATGCACGCCTTCAGCCAGATCACCACGCTGGGCTGGGACCCCGACGACCGGGTCGGGGTGCCGGGCGCGCCGCTGTTCCACATCGCCGGGCTCGCCGGCGGGCTGCCGCCGCTGCTGCTCGGTGGCGTCCACGTGATCCTCCGGTCGGGCGCCTTCGACCCGGCCGCGACCCTGGATCTGATGGAGCGGGAGAAGGTGTCCAGCATCTTCCTCGTGCCCGCCATGTGGGCCGCCGTCCTCGCCGTCCCCGACCTCGCCGCCCGCGACCTCTCGCACCTGCGCCGGGTCTCCTGGGGCGCGGCGCCGGCCTCCACCACCCTGCTGCGCGCGCTGATCGACGCGTTCCCGCAGGCCGAGGTCGTCACCGCGTTCGGGCAGACCGAGTGCAGCCCGGTCACCTGCCTGCTGCGCGGGGAGGACTCGGTGCGCAAGATCGGCTCGGTCGGCACCCCCATCCTCAACGTCGAGGTGCGGGTCGTGGACGACGCGATGGCGGACGTGCCCCGTGGCGAGGTCGGCGAGATCGTCTACCGGAGCCCGATGGTGATGAAGGAGTACTGGAACAAGCCGGAGGAGACGGCCGAGGCGTTCGCCGGTGGCTGGTTCCACTCCGGCGACCTGGTGCGCCAGGACGAGGACGGCTACTTCTACGTCGTCGACCGCAAGAAGGACATGATCATCTCGGGTGGGGAGAACATCTACTGCGCCGAGGTGGAGAACGTCCTGGCGGCGCACCCGAAGGTCGGTGAGGTCGCGATCATCGGCGTCCCCGACACCCGCTACGGCGAGGCGCCGCTGGCCGTGATCGCCCCGCGCGACCCGGCGGACCCGCCCACGCCGGAGGAGCTCGCGACGTACTGCCGGGAGAAGCTCGCCCGCTACAAGAACCCCCGGGAGTACTCGGTGGTCGGGGCGCTCCCCCGCAATCCCAGCGGCAAGGTGCTCAAGACGGCGCTCCGCCAGGAGCACTCCGCCGGCTCCCTGGTCGCCGAACCGGTCGTCTGA
- a CDS encoding TetR/AcrR family transcriptional regulator gives MTAEPLPRGVVRTPRSRSEMTADSRLLILDAAVACLVEDGYAGASTLAVQARAGVSRGRLLHHFPSRAELLVAAAEHLATTQLAEVRRRAAALMEDEPTGRERVDRAIDLMWATFQEPPFWAAMELWTAARTDPELRTALRGEERRLREAIAAVARGIWGPEISAAPAYADLGELLFTSMRGVALVYAFEDRPAPTDPHLALWKRLAARLLALDSQG, from the coding sequence ATGACCGCCGAGCCGCTCCCCCGCGGCGTCGTCCGGACCCCGCGGTCCCGGTCGGAGATGACCGCCGACAGCCGGCTGCTCATCCTCGACGCCGCGGTGGCCTGCCTGGTCGAGGACGGCTACGCCGGCGCCTCGACCCTCGCCGTCCAGGCCCGCGCGGGCGTCTCCCGCGGCCGGCTCCTGCACCACTTCCCCTCCCGCGCCGAGCTGCTGGTGGCCGCCGCCGAGCACCTGGCGACGACGCAGCTCGCGGAGGTCCGGCGCCGCGCGGCCGCGCTGATGGAGGACGAGCCGACCGGGCGGGAGCGGGTCGACCGGGCGATCGACCTGATGTGGGCGACCTTCCAGGAGCCGCCGTTCTGGGCCGCCATGGAGCTGTGGACGGCGGCCCGCACCGACCCGGAGCTGCGGACGGCGCTGCGCGGCGAGGAGCGCCGGCTGCGGGAGGCGATCGCCGCGGTCGCCCGGGGGATCTGGGGCCCGGAGATCTCGGCCGCCCCTGCCTACGCCGACCTCGGCGAGCTGCTGTTCACCAGCATGCGGGGCGTCGCACTGGTCTACGCCTTCGAGGACCGGCCCGCCCCGACCGATCCGCACCTCGCGCTCTGGAAGCGGCTGGCCGCCCGGCTGCTCGCCCTCGACAGTCAGGGTTGA
- a CDS encoding acyl-CoA dehydrogenase family protein, with amino-acid sequence MDFDDSPDEAAYRARVRALLEEHAGELLHLAPGQEGVDARRHEPEMRRTQRVLADAGLVGVTWPREYGGQGGTLVQQAIVAQELARARVPGLINHIGIGMCGPTVIAHGSQDQRDRYLARLLRADDVWCQLFSEPASGSDLAALRTTAVRDGEDWVVNGQKVWTTLAHVADYGILLTRTDPDRPKHAGLTMFVVDMHAPGVTVRPLRQMGGQSDFNEVFFDDVRIPDGERLGEPGEGWRVALTTLMNERVAIGGAGGTIGLPVEAFVEHARERLPALDGDRQVLARQAVGRAVVASLAARYTGYRRLTVLSQGGIPGPEASAGKLAGTEAARLVADAGVRLLGDDAVYASTSDGDDRWQRTQSWLPGIAIAGGTDQVLRNILGERVLGLPPEPRSDKTDPFSGGRR; translated from the coding sequence GTGGATTTCGACGACAGCCCCGACGAGGCCGCCTACCGGGCGCGGGTCCGGGCCCTGCTCGAGGAGCACGCCGGTGAGCTGCTGCACCTGGCGCCGGGGCAGGAGGGCGTCGACGCGCGCCGGCACGAACCGGAGATGCGGCGCACGCAGCGGGTGCTGGCCGACGCCGGGCTGGTCGGGGTCACCTGGCCCCGGGAGTACGGCGGCCAGGGCGGCACGCTCGTGCAGCAGGCGATCGTCGCCCAGGAGCTGGCCCGCGCCCGCGTGCCCGGGCTGATCAACCACATCGGCATCGGCATGTGCGGGCCGACCGTCATCGCGCACGGCAGCCAGGACCAGCGCGACCGCTACCTCGCCCGGCTGCTGCGGGCCGACGACGTCTGGTGCCAGCTGTTCAGCGAGCCGGCGTCGGGCTCGGACCTCGCGGCGCTGCGCACCACGGCGGTGCGCGACGGCGAGGACTGGGTGGTCAACGGCCAGAAGGTCTGGACGACGCTGGCGCACGTCGCCGACTACGGCATCCTGCTCACCCGCACCGACCCCGACCGGCCCAAGCACGCCGGGCTGACGATGTTCGTCGTCGACATGCACGCCCCGGGCGTGACCGTCCGCCCGCTGCGCCAGATGGGCGGTCAGTCGGACTTCAACGAGGTCTTCTTCGACGACGTGCGCATCCCCGACGGCGAGCGGCTCGGGGAGCCCGGCGAGGGCTGGCGGGTCGCGCTCACCACGCTGATGAACGAGCGGGTCGCGATCGGCGGCGCGGGCGGCACGATCGGCCTGCCGGTCGAGGCGTTCGTCGAGCACGCCCGGGAGCGGCTGCCCGCCCTCGACGGCGACCGCCAGGTGCTGGCCCGGCAGGCGGTCGGCCGGGCCGTGGTCGCCTCGCTCGCCGCCCGCTACACCGGCTACCGGCGGCTCACCGTGCTCAGCCAGGGCGGCATCCCGGGCCCGGAGGCGAGCGCCGGCAAGCTGGCCGGGACGGAGGCGGCGCGGCTGGTCGCCGACGCCGGCGTCCGGCTGCTCGGCGACGACGCCGTCTACGCCTCGACCTCCGACGGCGACGACCGCTGGCAGCGCACGCAGTCGTGGCTGCCCGGCATCGCCATCGCCGGTGGCACCGACCAGGTGCTGCGCAACATCCTCGGCGAGCGGGTGCTCGGGCTGCCGCCGGAGCCCCGCAGCGACAAGACCGACCCGTTCTCGGGAGGACGGCGATGA